From a region of the Cololabis saira isolate AMF1-May2022 chromosome 8, fColSai1.1, whole genome shotgun sequence genome:
- the shisa4 gene encoding protein shisa-4, whose amino-acid sequence MGIVFPTGKMSLVSVTVALLAVILSSSQVSGNEDCLWYVDKNGTWHNGFDCPLITFCCGNCHRRYCCLDAFKMITEREQKRCMLFQFSPTTLAGIASSILLFVAVIATMVCCFMCSCCYLYQRRQQRGRTPYEAQHIPMASYPAEPMYDAYGKPLGPSDYPHAGYPMAPQYPGMPPQYMMHPGPYHPHPVDPVYSQAPPPYSPPQYPGH is encoded by the exons ATGGGAATTGTCTTTCCGACGGGCAAAATGTCCCTCGTATCGGTGACTGTGGCGCTGCTCGCCGTCATCCTCAGCTCTTCTCAGG tgagtgGGAACGAAGATTGTCTGTGGTACGTGGATAAAAATGGCACCTGGCACAATGGCTTCGACTGCCCTCTCATTACGTTCTGCTGCGGGAACTGCCACCGGCGCTACTGCTGTCTCGACGCCTTCAAGATGATCACAGAGAGGGAGCAGAAGCGCTGCATGCTCTTCCAGTTCAG CCCCACCACTTTGGCTGGCATTgcatcctccatcctcctgtTTGTGGCCGTAATTGCAACCATGGTCTGTTGCTTCATGTGCTCGTGCTGTTACCTGTACCAGAGAAGACAGCAGAGAGGCAGAACACCCTATGAAG CCCAGCATATTCCTATGGCCAGCTATCCAGCAGAGCCCATGTATGATGCCTATGGAAAACCACTTGGACCCTCGGACTATCCACATGCAGGTTATCCTATGGCACCCCAGTATCCTGGCATGCCCCCACAGTACATGATGCACCCGGGACCTTACCACCCACACCCGGTGGATCCCGTATACAGCCAGG CCCCACCGCCATACTCTCCACCTCAGTATCCTGGTCACTGA